From Salvia splendens isolate huo1 chromosome 3, SspV2, whole genome shotgun sequence, a single genomic window includes:
- the LOC121796039 gene encoding squamosa promoter-binding-like protein 1, whose translation METKFGGKLHNFYGPVVPEVGMKSNEWDLNDWRWDGDLFVASPAPTDCTTRQQPLNNDEMNEREIRDLEKRIRDVEVEKEDVGSLNLKLGQEEYELEGKSGKKSKVSSGIPPAPTRAVCQVEDCKADLSTAKDYHRRHKVCDMHSKATSAVVANVVQRFCQQCSRFHVLQEFDEGKRSCRRRLAGHNRRRRKTHPENVLNAANQNDERGSNYLLITLLRILSNLQLNSSDHTKDQDLLSHLLKNLASVASPTNERNHTELLPISQDTQNVGTSSGAAQKDLPTGTGLDASDLTKTRALTDKTAGEVVHNASTSGSPLLFRENTSNSVQGKTDNTRTQLNNIDLNNEYDGSQDCLEEDPFAHKNLGDMSCAGPLWLCKDSQLPSPPQNSGNSGSTPSQSPSTSSGETQSRTDRIVFKLFGKEPNDFPLVLRKQILDWLSSSPTDMESYIRPGCIILTIYLRMEKSCWDRLYCDLTSSLRRLLDSSTDPFWKTGWIYARLQHRVTFIYNGQVVLDTPLPVKNNQSCRISSIKPIAVTVSGSVQFEVKGYNLTRSTARLLCTLEGKILIQENCADMREGSDALIEHDEIQSFNFSCAVPDVIGRGFIEVEDYGLSSSFFPFIVAEKDVCSEICTLESSIELPDSANTDDNALEIRNKALDFIHEMGWLLHRSHLKVRLGDVDPFPFERIRCLLEFSIDHDWCAVVKKLLSAVFDSVVDLGLDYSNIEALLDIGLVHRAVKRNCVAMVEFLLSYHVDKTGERVHKLVDEGGFLFRPDAMGPGGLTPLHVAASLERCEDVVDALTEDSGSVGIEAWKNARDSSGLTPHDYACLRGHYSYIHLVQRKLNKKRGKGHVMVDIPRVLEKSKKQKVVKYAPLESEKRCRQCEQKLVYARHRGSVNIYKPLMVSLVAIAAVCVCTALLFKSSPEVFCSFHPFRWELLKYGSQ comes from the exons atgGAGACTAAGTTTGGTGGAAAGCTGCATAATTTCTATGGGCCGGTGGTGCCAGAGGTGGGGATGAAGAGTAATGAATGGGATTTGAATGATTGGAGATGGGATGGTGATCTGTTTGTGGCATCTCCTGCTCCTACAGATTGTACAACTAGGCAGCAGCCCTTGAACAATGATGAAATGAATGAGAGGGAGATTAGGGATTTGGAGAAAAGGATAAGGGATGTTGAGGTTGAAAAGGAAGATGTTGGTTCACTTAATTTGAAGCTGGGgcaggaagagtatgagttggAAGGGAAGAGTGGGAAGAAGAGTAAAGTCTCCAGTGGTATCCCCCCGGCACCTACCCGTGCTGTTTGTCAAGTAGAGGATTGCAAGGCTGATCTGAGCACTGCAAAGGATTATCACCGTAGGCATAAAGTCTGTGACATGCATTCTAAGGCTACGAGTGCTGTGGTGGCGAATGTTGTGCAAAGATTTTGTCAGCAGTGCAGCAG GTTTCATGTTCTTCAAGAATTTGATGAGGGGAAGCGTAGCTGTCGCAGGCGGCTAGCTGGCCACAACAGACGGCGTAGGAAAACACATCCTGAGAATGTGCTAAATGCAGCCAACCAGAATGATGAGAGGGGGAGTAATTACTTACTCATCACTCTGCTGAGGATACTCTCCAATCTACAAC TCAATAGCTCCGATCATACCAAGGATCAGGATCTACTGTCTCATCTCTTGAAAAACCTTGCAAGTGTTGCCAGTCCAACAAATGAGAGAAATCATACTGAATTGCTACCTATATCTCAGGACACACAGAATGTGGGGACGTCTTCAGGGGCTGCTCAAAAG GACCTTCCTACTGGTACTGGCCTAGATGCATCTGATTTGACCAAAACAAGGGCGTTAACTGATAAGACTGCAGGTGAAGtagtacataatgcatccacTTCAGGATCTCCTTTACTTTTCAGAGAGAACACAAGCAACTCTGTTCAAGGGAAGACAGATAATACAAGGACCCAACTGAACAATAttgatttaaataatgaatatgaTGGCTCTCAAGACTGCTTGGAGGAGGATCCTTTTGCCCATAAAAATCTTGGAGATATGTCTTGTGCTGGCCCTTTATGGTTATGTAAGGATTCTCAGCTGCCTAGCCCACCTCAAAATAGTGGGAATTCAGGTTCCACACCGAGCCAGTCGCCATCTACATCTAGCGGAGAGACACAG AGTCGCACAGATCGGATTGTCTTCAAGCtgttcgggaaagaaccaaatGATTTCCCTCTTGTTCTGAGGAAACAG ATTCTTGATTGGCTTTCAAGTAGCCCGACAGATATGGAAAGCTACATCCGACCTGGTTGTATTATCCTGACAATATATTTACGCATGGAGAAGTCTTGCTGGGACAGG CTTTACTGTGATCTCACATCCAGTTTGAGAAGGCTTCTTGATTCATCTACTGATCCATTCTGGAAGACAGGATGGATATATGCTAGATTACAACATCGTGTCACATTTATTTATAATG GCCAGGTTGTGTTAGACACACCCCTCCCTGTGAAAAACAACCAAAGTTGCAGAATATCGAGTATCAAGCCAATTGCTGTTACTGTGTCAGGGAGTGTCCAGTTTGAAGTCAAAGGATACAATTTGACTCGTTCCACAGCAAG GTTACTATGCACTCTAGAAGGGAAGATTCTAATTCAGGAAAATTGTGCTGATATGAGAGAAGGATCAGATGCTTTGATTGAACATGATGAGATTCAGTCGTTCAACTTCTCTTGTGCTGTACCAGACGTTATTGGAAGGGGATTCATTGAG GTTGAGGACTACGGTCTCAGCAGCAGCTTCTTTCCATTCATCGTCGCAGAGAAGGATGTCTGCTCTGAAATTTGTACTCTGGAAAGTTCTATCGAGCTTCCTGATTCAGCTAATACAGATGATAATGCACTAGAAATCAGGAACAAAGCTCTGGACTTCATACACGAAATGGGTTGGCTGCTCCACAGAAGCCACTTGAAAGTTAGGTTAGGTGATGTGGATCCATTCCCTTTCGAACGTATCAGGTGCCTTCTCGAGTTCTCCATCGATCATGACTGGTGCGCTGTAGTGAAAAAGCTATTAAGCGCTGTATTTGATAGTGTTGTGGACTTGGGACTAGATTATTCCAATATAGAAGCTTTGCTGGATATTGGCCTCGTTCACCGAGCTGTTAAGCGAAATTGTGTGGCCATGGTGGAGTTTTTATTAAGTTATCACGTCGACAAGACAGGAGAGCGAGTACATAAGCTGGTCGACGAGGGTGGCTTCTTGTTCAGGCCAGATGCCATGGGGCCTGGTGGATTGACTCCTCTTCACGTGGCAGCCAGTTTAGAGAGGTGTGAGGATGTTGTGGATGCGTTGACAGAGGATTCTGGATCG GTGGGGATTGAAGCATGGAAAAATGCTCGTGACAGCAGCGGGTTGACACCCCACGACTATGCATGCCTCCGTGGTCACTACTCGTACATCCACCTAGTGCAGAGGAAGCTGAACAAGAAACGGGGAAAAGGGCATGTGATGGTTGACATCCCTAGAGTGTTAGAGAAgagcaagaagcaaaaggtggtgAAATACGCGCCTTTGGAGAGCGAGAAACGTTGCAGGCAATGTGAGCAGAAACTGGTGTATGCAAGGCATAGAGGGTCGGTGAATATATACAAACCATTAATGGTTTCACTGGTTGCGATAGCTGCAGTGTGCGTCTGCACAGCGCTGCTCTTCAAGAGCTCGCCGGAGGTGTTTTGTTCATTCCATCCCTTCAGGTGGGAGCTGTTGAAGTATGGATCCCAATAG
- the LOC121793440 gene encoding LOW QUALITY PROTEIN: MATH domain and coiled-coil domain-containing protein At2g42460 (The sequence of the model RefSeq protein was modified relative to this genomic sequence to represent the inferred CDS: substituted 1 base at 1 genomic stop codon) yields MGELSFPGQQGVSRSISETPPTHYIFKLQLFSQLVNSKLESYTSNEFQAGGCKWKLILHPNGNKNKGITDHISLYLVIVEPNSPGPAWEIRALFRLFLLDQNNDTYYTLQDTAENGRRFHKMKLAWGFDKFIPLDAFKDAAANGYLVDDTCVFGAEVYVXQETIAGKGECLSMIKDPISYKHTWRVDLSSSSTEEYVESKPFAAGEHKWKMQLYPNGKGSGIGSYVSLYLTLAEPANLPPESKIYAEFTLRILDQLNNKHYFGTSNYWFRESNATNGWPRFVSHGYLYRPTTGLLVKNICLVEAEVKVHGVAKAL; encoded by the exons ATGGGAGAACTATCATTCCCTGGACAACAAG GGGTGTCGAGATCAATTTCGGAAACGCCTCCGACTCACTACATATTCAAACTGCAACTATTCTCACAGCTTGTTAACAGTAAGCTAGAGAGCTACACCTCCAACGAATTCCAAGCCGGCGGCTGCAAATG GAAGCTCATTCTTCACCCTAATGGCAACAAAAACAAAGGCATTaccgaccacatctccctataCTTGGTCATTGTCGAGCCAAACTCACCCGGCCCAGCTTGGGAGATCCGAGCACTTTTTCGTCTCTTTCTGCTTGATCAGAACAATGACACCTACTATACTCTTCAAG ACACAGCAGAAAACGGGAGACGGTTTCACAAGATGAAGCTAGCATGGGGATTTGATAAGTTCATACCTCTTGATGCCTTCAAGGATGCGGCAGCCAACGGGTATCTGGTCGATGATACCTGCGTGTTTGGGGCAGAGGTCTACGTGTGACAAGAAACGATAGCTGGAAAAGGAGAGTGTTTATCAATGATAAAGGATCCAATATCCTATAAGCATACCTGGAGAGTCGACTTATCTTCTAGCTCAACTGAAGAATACGTAGAATCTAAACCATTTGCTGCTGGTGAACATAAATG GAAGATGCAACTTTATCCTAATGGAAAGGGCAGTGGTATTGGCAGCTATGTATCTCTTTATCTGACTTTAGCCGAACCAGCAAACTTACCCCCGGAATCGAAAATATATGCAGAATTTACACTACGCATACTAGACCAACTTAATAACAAGCACTACTTTGGAACAT CTAATTATTGGTTCCGTGAATCAAATGCAACAAACGGATGGCCAAGATTTGTCTCACATGGCTATTTGTATCGACCAACAACTGGTTTGCTGGTTAAAAACATATGCCTAGTAGAGGCAGAAGTCAAAGTCCATGGGGTGGCTAAAGCTTTATGA
- the LOC121793442 gene encoding proteasome assembly chaperone 4-like yields MEEIKTENNGCQSDGVQLTCFSEESDGDVLLHFQIIRLQKQIYVWIGCNSASFGHLYAALPTRPSNAVGVTSLIGGSSDNTGSGIARRLVLKTGLNVVLACNLPNNNPMLEASAEKKLLQKLISLGYTKPQI; encoded by the exons ATGGAGGAAATTAAGACTGAGAATAATGGCTGCCAGAGCGATGGTGTTCAACTCACTTGCTTTTCTGAGGAATCAGACGGCGACGTTTTGCTCCACTTCCAGATTATTCGTCTTCAAAAACAG ATTTATGTATGGATTGGTTGCAACTCTGCCAGCTTCGGACATCTCTATGCAGCTCTTCCCACACGACCA AGCAATGCAGTTGGTGTGACTTCTCTAATTGGAGGGTCTTCTGATAATACAGGTTCTGGTATTGCACGTCGATTAG tTCTCAAGACTGGCCTTAATGTTGTTCTTGCTTGTAATTTACCTAACAATAACCCCATGCTTGAG GCAAGTGCTGAGAAAAAGCTACTGCAAAAGCTTATTAGTCTAGGATACACAAAGCCACAAATCTGA